The Anaerotignum propionicum DSM 1682 sequence CTTTCGAGGTGCCAGAAGGAAGCTTTTTTATGATGGGCGATAACAGGAACGACTCTTGGGATTCCCGTTTTTGGGATAATAAGTTTGTTGCACCTGATAAAATTTTAGGCAAGGTGGTTTTCCGTTACTACAAGGGCTTTAAATGGATTTCATAAGGGGAGGGCAATGGTATGAATAAGAAGGACAAGCTGGTTTTATCCTTTCTTGGCTTTTTGGTGATTGTAGCTTTTTTCGGCGGTCAGATGTGGAACAGTTACAAGGATTTCAGCAAAGAAAAATGGGTCAACTATGAAGGAAACAGCCGTCAAGCCATTGTGAAAGATTTTTTTGACCGAACCATTATTGACGGTATTTCTGAAGAAGAGCTGAAAAGCTATTTAGGAGAGCCTGATGATCGTAACGATGCTGAGATGATTTACTACTTGGGTACACCCAGAAGCTTCTTTGGTGACAAAGAAGGCCCAGAGGAGCAGCTCGTTTTTACCTTTCAGGACGGGAAAGCTATCGGGGTGACAAGAGTTCCCGTATCCGCCCAAGCATCAGAATAGGAGTGGTCTTTATGAAGTGTCCTTTTTGTCAAGAAGAGATGTCCCAAGGGCATTTGGAATCAGGTAGATATTTTACTTGGAAGGCGAAGGATGAACGAGGAAAGAAGCGGGAATATCTTTTAATGAAAAGCTATATGGGTGGAGCAAAACTTTCGGGAGAGATTTGCCCTTATTGCCGTAAACTGATTTTAGATATACCCGAAAGCCAAATATAAAAATCCGAAATGTAATTAATTTTGGGTTTTTTGAGGAACAATACATAATACAATGCTTATAAAATAAAGGAGGAAATGAATATGAAAGCGACAAAAGATATGACAATTGGTGAACTTTTAATGATGGATAGAAGTGTG is a genomic window containing:
- a CDS encoding PF20097 family protein; translation: MKCPFCQEEMSQGHLESGRYFTWKAKDERGKKREYLLMKSYMGGAKLSGEICPYCRKLILDIPESQI